The following proteins are encoded in a genomic region of Bufo bufo chromosome 11, aBufBuf1.1, whole genome shotgun sequence:
- the NCSTN gene encoding nicastrin isoform X3 encodes MAAAGEKGVSRLGWGSIGVSLVLLAALCRGNSVERKIYISLNSTAPCVRLLNATHQIGCQSSRNGDTGVIHVVEKEEDLTWVLETGPTPPYMVLLEGDLFTKDTLLKFKESSRIAGIAVMYANPPPPEGFSLDHSCPNDGFGLYTDHHGSQYSHCNGTLWNPLGSGMSYEDFEFPVFLLQDENETEVIRQCYREHNIPGNDSAPRHPLCAMQLISPMHAVTSTVTCMRRNSIQMSFSMNPEVVCDSLAGHNVWSSVRPINISGNLAPEDEVVVSASRLDGRSFFWNLAPAAESTVSSLVTQLAAAEAIHKAPDSQSLPRNIMFAFFQGEVFDYIGSSRMVYDMEKGKFPVRLSNIHSFVELSQVALRNNSALWLHTDPVSRGNETVNAEVEQLIEVLKTSSQDTNVTLQEINQTQALPPASFQRFLRARNIPGVVLTDHRTAYHNKYYNSMYDTAASINVNYPSGLSREEALDHVTDTAQALSEVATLLARTLYLQAGGKNATEIKADVKTVRSSEDNFMDFSTSATSLLHSAVGAQRSYPVCWLEVELKHCLLPWATGSFKGGFGSKWRR; translated from the exons ATGGCCGCTGCTGGAGAGAAAGGGGTCTCCCGGCTGGGATGGGGGAGTATCGGGGTGTCACTGGTTCTGCTGGCAG CTTTGTGTCGGGGAAACTCTGTGGAGAGGAAGATTTACATCTCATTAAACAGCACAGCCCCTTGTGTCCGGCTCCTCAACGCCACCCACCAAATAGGCTGCCAGT CCTCCAGGAATGGCGACACCGGTGTGATTCATGTTGTGGAGAAGGAAGAAGACTTAACCTGGGTGCTGGAGACCGGACCGACCCCTCCATACATGGTGCTTCTGGAGGGCGACTTGTTCACCAA GGACACTCTGCTGAAGTTTAAGGAGAGCTCTAGAATAGCAGGGATAGCGGTAATGTACGCCAATCCACCACCACCTGAAGGCTTTTCCTTGGACCATTCATGTCCTAATGATGGCTTTG GACTCTACACTGATCACCATGGCTCCCAGTACTCGCACTGTAACGGTACACTATGGAATCCTCTGGGTAGTGGGATGTCCTATGAAGACTTTGAGTTCCCCGTCTTCCTCCTGCAGGATGAGAATGAGACGGAGGTCATCAGGCAG tGTTACAGGGAGCACAACATTCCTGGTAACGACTCTGCGCCCAGGCACCCGCTGTGCGCCATGCAGCTGATATCTCCTATGCATGCTGTCACCAGCACCGTCACCTGCATGAGGCGCAATTCCATCCAGATGTCTTTCAGCATGAACCCAG AAGTTGTGTGCGATTCTCTCGCTGGACACAACGTCTGGAGCAGCGTCCGACCCATCAACATCTCGGGGAACCTGGCGCCAGAGGATGAGGTGGTCGTGTCGGCCTCCAGG CTGGACGGCCGATCCTTTTTCTGGAACCTGGCACCCGCGGCCGAGAGCACCGTCTCCAGTCTGGTGACCCAGCTGGCCGCCGCCGAGGCCATCCACAAGGCGCCCGACTCCCAGTCGTTACCCAGGAATATCATGTTTGCCTTCTTCCAAGGG GAAGTGTTTGATTACATCGGGAGCTCGCGGATGGTGTACGACATGGAGAAGGGGAAATTTCCCGTCCGGCTGAGCAACATTCACTCCTTCGTTGAGCTCAGTCAG GTGGCGCTGAGGAACAACTCTGCTCTATGGCTCCACACTGACCCAGTGTCTCGAGGCAACGAGACTGTGAACGCAGAG GTGGAGCAGCTGATCGAGGTTCTGAAAACTTCCAGCCAAGACACCAATGTCACCCTGCAAGAAATCAACCAGACCCAGGCCCTCCCTCCAGCCTCCTTCCAGCGGTTCCTGAGGGCCCGGAATATCCCGGGTGTGGTGCTGACCGACCACCGAACAGCGTACCACAACAA GTACTACAACAGTATGTATGACACCGCCGCCAGCATCAACGTCAACTACCCCAGCGGACTGTCTAGAGAGGAGGCCCTGGACCATGTCACAGACACTGCTCAG GCTCTGTCAGAAGTGGCCACGCTGCTCGCGAGAACCCTGTACCTGCAGGCAGGTGGTAAGAACGCCACCGAGATCAAGGCCGACGTTAAGACGGTAAGAAGCTCCGAGGACAACTTCATGGACTTCTCCACCTCTGCTACGTCTCTTCTCCATTCAG CGGTGGGAGCTCAGAGGAGTTACCCAGTCTGTTGGCTGGAGGTGGAGCTAAAGCACTGTCTGTTGCCATGGGCAACCGGCAGTTTTAAAGGCGGCTTTGGAtctaaatggagaagatga
- the NCSTN gene encoding nicastrin isoform X1, which translates to MAAAGEKGVSRLGWGSIGVSLVLLAALCRGNSVERKIYISLNSTAPCVRLLNATHQIGCQSSRNGDTGVIHVVEKEEDLTWVLETGPTPPYMVLLEGDLFTKDTLLKFKESSRIAGIAVMYANPPPPEGFSLDHSCPNDGFGLYTDHHGSQYSHCNGTLWNPLGSGMSYEDFEFPVFLLQDENETEVIRQCYREHNIPGNDSAPRHPLCAMQLISPMHAVTSTVTCMRRNSIQMSFSMNPEVVCDSLAGHNVWSSVRPINISGNLAPEDEVVVSASRLDGRSFFWNLAPAAESTVSSLVTQLAAAEAIHKAPDSQSLPRNIMFAFFQGEVFDYIGSSRMVYDMEKGKFPVRLSNIHSFVELSQVALRNNSALWLHTDPVSRGNETVNAEVEQLIEVLKTSSQDTNVTLQEINQTQALPPASFQRFLRARNIPGVVLTDHRTAYHNKYYNSMYDTAASINVNYPSGLSREEALDHVTDTAQALSEVATLLARTLYLQAGGKNATEIKADVKTVTRMLYGFLVMSNNSWFQSIIRSDWKGHLADKPSEYYVTASLMGSKQSPNPPTSFLISILANLTGQVVNYTKEECLSPDKATDSKKELYEYLWVQGPLVDNSTTRSPYCVRSTLRSPVAESPAFELNEWDSTEYSTWTESRWKEIQARIFLVPSHELEVITLVAGIVVVLASFGATYFINSKADILFGSTQDSGNVAY; encoded by the exons ATGGCCGCTGCTGGAGAGAAAGGGGTCTCCCGGCTGGGATGGGGGAGTATCGGGGTGTCACTGGTTCTGCTGGCAG CTTTGTGTCGGGGAAACTCTGTGGAGAGGAAGATTTACATCTCATTAAACAGCACAGCCCCTTGTGTCCGGCTCCTCAACGCCACCCACCAAATAGGCTGCCAGT CCTCCAGGAATGGCGACACCGGTGTGATTCATGTTGTGGAGAAGGAAGAAGACTTAACCTGGGTGCTGGAGACCGGACCGACCCCTCCATACATGGTGCTTCTGGAGGGCGACTTGTTCACCAA GGACACTCTGCTGAAGTTTAAGGAGAGCTCTAGAATAGCAGGGATAGCGGTAATGTACGCCAATCCACCACCACCTGAAGGCTTTTCCTTGGACCATTCATGTCCTAATGATGGCTTTG GACTCTACACTGATCACCATGGCTCCCAGTACTCGCACTGTAACGGTACACTATGGAATCCTCTGGGTAGTGGGATGTCCTATGAAGACTTTGAGTTCCCCGTCTTCCTCCTGCAGGATGAGAATGAGACGGAGGTCATCAGGCAG tGTTACAGGGAGCACAACATTCCTGGTAACGACTCTGCGCCCAGGCACCCGCTGTGCGCCATGCAGCTGATATCTCCTATGCATGCTGTCACCAGCACCGTCACCTGCATGAGGCGCAATTCCATCCAGATGTCTTTCAGCATGAACCCAG AAGTTGTGTGCGATTCTCTCGCTGGACACAACGTCTGGAGCAGCGTCCGACCCATCAACATCTCGGGGAACCTGGCGCCAGAGGATGAGGTGGTCGTGTCGGCCTCCAGG CTGGACGGCCGATCCTTTTTCTGGAACCTGGCACCCGCGGCCGAGAGCACCGTCTCCAGTCTGGTGACCCAGCTGGCCGCCGCCGAGGCCATCCACAAGGCGCCCGACTCCCAGTCGTTACCCAGGAATATCATGTTTGCCTTCTTCCAAGGG GAAGTGTTTGATTACATCGGGAGCTCGCGGATGGTGTACGACATGGAGAAGGGGAAATTTCCCGTCCGGCTGAGCAACATTCACTCCTTCGTTGAGCTCAGTCAG GTGGCGCTGAGGAACAACTCTGCTCTATGGCTCCACACTGACCCAGTGTCTCGAGGCAACGAGACTGTGAACGCAGAG GTGGAGCAGCTGATCGAGGTTCTGAAAACTTCCAGCCAAGACACCAATGTCACCCTGCAAGAAATCAACCAGACCCAGGCCCTCCCTCCAGCCTCCTTCCAGCGGTTCCTGAGGGCCCGGAATATCCCGGGTGTGGTGCTGACCGACCACCGAACAGCGTACCACAACAA GTACTACAACAGTATGTATGACACCGCCGCCAGCATCAACGTCAACTACCCCAGCGGACTGTCTAGAGAGGAGGCCCTGGACCATGTCACAGACACTGCTCAG GCTCTGTCAGAAGTGGCCACGCTGCTCGCGAGAACCCTGTACCTGCAGGCAGGTGGTAAGAACGCCACCGAGATCAAGGCCGACGTTAAGACG GTGACTCGGATGTTATACGGGTTCCTGGTGATGTCCAACAATAGCTGGTTTCAGTCCATCATTAGGTCCGACTGGAAAGGACATCTGG CAGACAAACCCTCGGAGTATTATGTGACGGCCTCCTTGATGGGAAGTAAGCAGTCTCCAAACCCCCCAACCAGCTTCCTCATCTCCATCCTCGCCAACCTCACCGGGCAAGTCGTAAACTATACCAAAGAGGAATGCCTGAGCCCAGACAAAGCTACGGATTCTAAGAAGGAG TTGTATGAATACTTATGGGTGCAGGGTCCACTGGTTGATAATTCAACTACCCGGTCCCCCTACTGTGTGCGCAGCACCCTTCGTAGCCCCGTGGCCGAGTCTCCCGCCTTTGAATTGAACGAGTGGGATTCCACAGAATATTCCACCTGGACTGAAAGCCGCTGGAAGGAAATCCAGGCCCGCATATTCCTTGTGCCCAGTCACGAGCTAGAG GTGATCACGCTCGTCGCGGGCATAGTCGTCGTCCTTGCGTCTTTCGGAGCAACCTACTTCATTAACTCCAAGGCAGACATACTGTTCGGCAGCACACAAGATAGCGGTAATGTGGCCTACTAG
- the COPA gene encoding coatomer subunit alpha, with protein sequence MLTKFETKSARVKGLSFHPKRPWVLTSLHNGVIQLWDYRMCTLIDKFDEHDGPVRGIDFHKQQPLFVSGGDDYKIKVWNYKLRRCLFTLLGHLDYIRTTFFHHEYPWILSASDDQTIRIWNWQSRTCVCVLTGHNHYVMCAQFHPSEDLVVSASLDQTVRVWDISGLRKKNLSPGAVETDVRGITGVDLFGTTDAVVKHVLEGHDRGVNWAAFHPTMPLIVSGADDRQVKIWRMNESKAWEVDTCRGHYNNVSCAVFHPRQELILSNSEDKSIRVWDMSKRTGVQTFRRDHDRFWVLAAHPNLNLFAAGHDGGMIVFKLERERPAYAVHGNILYYVKDRFLRQLDFNSSKDVAVMQLRSGSKFPVFNMSYNPAENAVLLCTRASNLENSTYDLYTIPKDSDSQNPDAPEGKRSSGLTAVWVARNRFAVLDRMHSILIKNLKNEITKKVQVPNCDEIFYSGTGNLLLRDADSITLFDVQQKRTLASVKISKVKYVIWSSDMSHVALLAKHAIMICNRKLESLCNIHENIRVKSGAWDESGVFIYTTSNHIKYALTTGDYGIIRTLDLPIYITRVKGNNVYCLDRECRPRVLTIDPTEFKFKLALINRKYDEVLHMVRNAKLVGQSIIAYLQKKGYPEVALHFVKDEKTRFSLALECGNIEVALEAAKALDDKYCWEKLGEVALLQGNHQIVEMCYQRTKNFDKLSFLYLITGNLEKLRKMMKIAEIRKDFSGQYQNALYLGDVEERVKILKNCGQKSLAYLTAATHGITEEEENLRETFDPEKEIIPEVDPDAKLLLPPPPVMPLDTNWPLLTMSKGFFEGSISSKGKGAMAADIDVDAVGGEGWGEDAELALDEDGFVDAGETFGDEATGKGQEEGGGWDVEEDLDLPPELDVAAGSSGSGEDGFFVPPTKGSSPAQTWCNNSQLPVDHILAGSFETAMRLLHDQVGVVNFAAYKQHFLHTFSRGRSTYQALPGLPAMYGYPQRNWKDSGLKNGLPAIGLKLSDLIQRLQQCYQLTTTGKFEEAVEKFRLILLSVPLLVVDNKQEIAEAQQLITICREYIVGLSMEIERKKLPKDTLEQQKRICEMAAYFTHSSLQPVHMILVLRTAVNLFFKLKNFKTAASFARRLLELGPKPEVAQQTRKILAACEKNLTDTYQLNYDMHNPFDICAASYRPIYRGKPVEKCPLSGACYSPEYKGQICRVTTVTEIGKDVIGLRISPLQFR encoded by the exons ATGCTGACCAAATTCGAGACCAAGTCTGCGAGGGTGAAAG GCCTGAGCTTTCACCCCAAGCGCCCCTGGGTGCTCACCAGCCTGCACAATGGCGTCATCCAGCTGTGGGACTACCGCATGTGCACCCTAATCGACAAGTTCGACGAGCATGACG GCCCGGTGCGCGGCATTGACTTCCACAAGCAGCAGCCCCTCTTTGTCTCCGGAGGGGACGACTACAAGATTAAG GTCTGGAACTACAAGCTGCGCCGATGTCTCTTCACCCTCTTGGGTCACCTGGACTATATCCGCACCACCTTCTTCCATCAC GAATACCCCTGGATCCTCAGCGCCTCCGACGATCAGACCATCCGCATCTGGAACTGGCAGTCTCGCACTTGTGTCTG CGTCCTGACCGGTCACAACCACTACGTGATGTGCGCCCAGTTCCACCCCTCCGAGGACTTGGTAGTGTCCGCCAGCTTGGACCAGACAGTGCGCGTTTGGGATATTTCTG gcctaagaaagaagaacCTGTCCCCGGGGGCGGTGGAGACGGACGTGCGAGGGATCACCGGGGTGGACTTATTCGGCACCACCGACGCTGTGGTCAAGCACGTTCTGGAG GGACATGACCGTGGGGTTAACTGGGCGGCTTTCCACCCCACCATGCCTTTAATTGTGTCCGGGGCGGATGACCGCCAGGTCAAGATCTGGAGGATGAACG AGTCCAAGGCCTGGGAAGTGGACACCTGTCGCGGACACTACAATAACGTCTCCTGCGCCGTCTTCCATCCTCGTCAGGAGCTCATCCTCAGTAACTCTGAGGACAAAAGCATCCGTGTCTGGGACATGTCTAAGAG AACCGGAGTCCAAACGTTCCGCAGAGACCATGACCGCTTCTGGGTCCTGGCTGCTCACCCCAACCTGAACCTCTTTGCAGCAG GACACGATGGGGGAATGATCGTATTCAAGCTGGAGAGGGAGCGCCCTGCCTATGCCGTGCATGGGAACATCTTGTACTATGTGAAGGACCGTTTCCTGCGGCAGCTGGACTTCAACAGCTCTAAGGACGTGGCCGTGATGCAGCTCAGGAG CGGCTCCAAGTTCCCAGTGTTCAACATGTCCTATAACCCGGCTGAGAACGCAGTCCTGCTCTGCACG AGGGCCAGTAACCTGGAGAACAGCACGTATGACCTGTACACCATCCCCAAGGATTCCGACTCCCAGAATCCTGATG CCCCAGAGGGGAAGCGTTCCTCCGGCCTGACGGCTGTGTGGGTGGCTCGTAATCGGTTTGCGGTCCTGGATCGCATGCATTCC ATCCTCATCAAGAACCTGAAGAATGAGATCACCAAGAAGGTCCAGGTGCCGAACTGCGATGAGATCTTCTACTCGGGGACCGGGAACCTGCTGCTCCGAGACGCCGATTCCATCACCTTGTTTGATGTGCAGCAGAAGCG AACGCTCGCTTCTGTGAAAATCTCCAAAGTGAAGTATGTGATCTGGTCATCGGACATGTCTCACGTGGCTCTTCTGGCTAAACACG CCATTATGATCTGCAACAGAAAGCTGGAATCTCTATGTAACATCCACGAGAACATCCGAGTCAAGAGCGGCGCCTGGGACGAGAGTGGAGTCTTCATCTACACCACCAGCAACCACATCAAATACGCGCTCACCACCGG AGACTACGGCATCATCCGGACCCTTGATCTGCCCATTTATATCACACGAGTGAAGGGCAACAACGTCTACTGCCTGGACCGGGAGTGCCGTCCTCGGGTGCTGACCATCGACCCAACAGAGTTCAAGTTCAAGTTGGCGCTAATTAACAGGAAGTATGATGAG GTCCTGCATATGGTGAGAAATGCCaagctggtgggccagtccatcaTTGCCTACCTGCAGAAGAAAGGTTACCCTGAGGTGGCGCTGCACTTTGTGAAAGACGAGAAGACAAGGTTCAGCCTGGCCCTGGAGTGCGGTAACATTGAG GTCGCTCTTGAAGCTGCCAAAGCCTTGGATGATAAGTACTGCTGGGAGAAGCTGGGCGAGGTGGCCTTGCTGCAGGGCAACCATCAGATTGTAGAGATGTGCTACCAGCGCACCAAAAATTTCGACAAGCTCTCCTTCCTGTACCTGATCACTGGTAACCTGGAGAAACTGCGCAAGATGATGAAGATTG CTGAGATCCGTAAAGATTTCAGTGGTCAGTACCAGAACGCTCTGTACCTTGGAGACGTGGAGGAGCGGGTGAAGATCCTTAAGAACTGTGGACAGA AGTCTCTGGCCTATCTCACCGCTGCCACCCACGGAATCACCGAGGAGGAAGAAAATTTACGGGAGACTTTCGACCCCGAAAAAGAAATT ATTCCCGAGGTGGATCCCGATGCAAAGTTGCTCTTGCCCCCTCCTCCGGTGATGCCCCTGGACACTAACTGGCCTCTGCTCACCATGTCGAAAGGCTTCTTTGAAGGATCCATATCCAGTAAAG GTAAAGGAGCGATGGCGGCTGACATCGATGTGGATGCGGTGGGAGGAGAAGGCTGGGGAGAAGATGCTGAGCTTGCCCTGGATGAAG ATGGCTTTGTGGACGCTGGCGAAACATTTGGAGACGAGGCTACTGGAAAAGGACAGGAAGAAGGAGGTGGCTGGGATGTGGAAGAAGACTTGGATCTTCCTCCTGAGTTG GATGTTGCTGCTGGTTCTTCTGGCTCTGGAGAAGATGGCTTCTTCGTGCCACCTACTAAGGGCAGTAGTCCAGCACAG ACTTGGTGTAACAACTCTCAGCTCCCTGTGGATCACATTCTGGCAGGCTCTTTTGAGACAGCAATGCGG CTTCTCCATGACCAGGTGGGGGTGGTGAACTTTGCAGCTTATAAGCAGCattttctgcacaccttctccAGGGGGCGCAGCACTTACCAGGCACTGCCGGGACTCCCAGCTATGTACGGTTATCCCCAGCGGAACTG GAAGGATTCTGGATTGAAGAACGGACTCCCAGCTATCGGCCTGAAGCTCAGCGACCTGATCCAGCGTCTTCAGCAGTGCTACCAGTTGACCACAACCGGCAAGTTTGAGGAAGCGGTGGAGAAGTTCCGTCTGATCCTCCTCAGCGTTCCCCTTCTGGTCGTAGACAACAAGCAGGAGATTGCAGAG GCCCAGCAGCTGATCACAATCTGCAGAGAGTATATAGTGGGATTGTCCATGGAAATCGAGAGAAAGAAGCTTCCCAAGGACACCCTGGAGCAGCAGAAGCGTATTTGTGAG ATGGCAGCCTATTTCACACACTCCAGCCTTCAGCCGGTCCACATGATCCTGGTCCTGAGAACAGCGGTTAACCTCTTCTTCAAGCTGAAGAACTTCAAAACGGCCGCCTCCTTCGCCAGGCGACTGCTGGAGCTAGGGCCTAAACCTGAAGTGGCGCAGCAG ACGCGTAAGATTCTCGCCGCTTGCGAGAAAAACCTTACCGACACCTACCAGCTCAACTACGACATGCACAACCCCTTCGACATCTGTGCCGCCTCTTACCGGCCCATATACAGGGGCAAACCAGTGGAGAAATGTCCTCTCAGTGGAGCTTGTTACAGCCccgagtataaaggacagatctgCAGGGTCACCACG gTGACTGAAATCGGAAAAGATGTCATCGGCTTGAGGATCAGCCCCCTACAGTTCCGTTAG
- the NCSTN gene encoding nicastrin isoform X2, giving the protein MAAAGEKGVSRLGWGSIGVSLVLLAALCRGNSVERKIYISLNSTAPCVRLLNATHQIGCQSSRNGDTGVIHVVEKEEDLTWVLETGPTPPYMVLLEGDLFTKDTLLKFKESSRIAGIAVMYANPPPPEGFSLDHSCPNDGFGLYTDHHGSQYSHCNGTLWNPLGSGMSYEDFEFPVFLLQDENETEVIRQCYREHNIPGNDSAPRHPLCAMQLISPMHAVTSTVTCMRRNSIQMSFSMNPVVCDSLAGHNVWSSVRPINISGNLAPEDEVVVSASRLDGRSFFWNLAPAAESTVSSLVTQLAAAEAIHKAPDSQSLPRNIMFAFFQGEVFDYIGSSRMVYDMEKGKFPVRLSNIHSFVELSQVALRNNSALWLHTDPVSRGNETVNAEVEQLIEVLKTSSQDTNVTLQEINQTQALPPASFQRFLRARNIPGVVLTDHRTAYHNKYYNSMYDTAASINVNYPSGLSREEALDHVTDTAQALSEVATLLARTLYLQAGGKNATEIKADVKTVTRMLYGFLVMSNNSWFQSIIRSDWKGHLADKPSEYYVTASLMGSKQSPNPPTSFLISILANLTGQVVNYTKEECLSPDKATDSKKELYEYLWVQGPLVDNSTTRSPYCVRSTLRSPVAESPAFELNEWDSTEYSTWTESRWKEIQARIFLVPSHELEVITLVAGIVVVLASFGATYFINSKADILFGSTQDSGNVAY; this is encoded by the exons ATGGCCGCTGCTGGAGAGAAAGGGGTCTCCCGGCTGGGATGGGGGAGTATCGGGGTGTCACTGGTTCTGCTGGCAG CTTTGTGTCGGGGAAACTCTGTGGAGAGGAAGATTTACATCTCATTAAACAGCACAGCCCCTTGTGTCCGGCTCCTCAACGCCACCCACCAAATAGGCTGCCAGT CCTCCAGGAATGGCGACACCGGTGTGATTCATGTTGTGGAGAAGGAAGAAGACTTAACCTGGGTGCTGGAGACCGGACCGACCCCTCCATACATGGTGCTTCTGGAGGGCGACTTGTTCACCAA GGACACTCTGCTGAAGTTTAAGGAGAGCTCTAGAATAGCAGGGATAGCGGTAATGTACGCCAATCCACCACCACCTGAAGGCTTTTCCTTGGACCATTCATGTCCTAATGATGGCTTTG GACTCTACACTGATCACCATGGCTCCCAGTACTCGCACTGTAACGGTACACTATGGAATCCTCTGGGTAGTGGGATGTCCTATGAAGACTTTGAGTTCCCCGTCTTCCTCCTGCAGGATGAGAATGAGACGGAGGTCATCAGGCAG tGTTACAGGGAGCACAACATTCCTGGTAACGACTCTGCGCCCAGGCACCCGCTGTGCGCCATGCAGCTGATATCTCCTATGCATGCTGTCACCAGCACCGTCACCTGCATGAGGCGCAATTCCATCCAGATGTCTTTCAGCATGAACCCAG TTGTGTGCGATTCTCTCGCTGGACACAACGTCTGGAGCAGCGTCCGACCCATCAACATCTCGGGGAACCTGGCGCCAGAGGATGAGGTGGTCGTGTCGGCCTCCAGG CTGGACGGCCGATCCTTTTTCTGGAACCTGGCACCCGCGGCCGAGAGCACCGTCTCCAGTCTGGTGACCCAGCTGGCCGCCGCCGAGGCCATCCACAAGGCGCCCGACTCCCAGTCGTTACCCAGGAATATCATGTTTGCCTTCTTCCAAGGG GAAGTGTTTGATTACATCGGGAGCTCGCGGATGGTGTACGACATGGAGAAGGGGAAATTTCCCGTCCGGCTGAGCAACATTCACTCCTTCGTTGAGCTCAGTCAG GTGGCGCTGAGGAACAACTCTGCTCTATGGCTCCACACTGACCCAGTGTCTCGAGGCAACGAGACTGTGAACGCAGAG GTGGAGCAGCTGATCGAGGTTCTGAAAACTTCCAGCCAAGACACCAATGTCACCCTGCAAGAAATCAACCAGACCCAGGCCCTCCCTCCAGCCTCCTTCCAGCGGTTCCTGAGGGCCCGGAATATCCCGGGTGTGGTGCTGACCGACCACCGAACAGCGTACCACAACAA GTACTACAACAGTATGTATGACACCGCCGCCAGCATCAACGTCAACTACCCCAGCGGACTGTCTAGAGAGGAGGCCCTGGACCATGTCACAGACACTGCTCAG GCTCTGTCAGAAGTGGCCACGCTGCTCGCGAGAACCCTGTACCTGCAGGCAGGTGGTAAGAACGCCACCGAGATCAAGGCCGACGTTAAGACG GTGACTCGGATGTTATACGGGTTCCTGGTGATGTCCAACAATAGCTGGTTTCAGTCCATCATTAGGTCCGACTGGAAAGGACATCTGG CAGACAAACCCTCGGAGTATTATGTGACGGCCTCCTTGATGGGAAGTAAGCAGTCTCCAAACCCCCCAACCAGCTTCCTCATCTCCATCCTCGCCAACCTCACCGGGCAAGTCGTAAACTATACCAAAGAGGAATGCCTGAGCCCAGACAAAGCTACGGATTCTAAGAAGGAG TTGTATGAATACTTATGGGTGCAGGGTCCACTGGTTGATAATTCAACTACCCGGTCCCCCTACTGTGTGCGCAGCACCCTTCGTAGCCCCGTGGCCGAGTCTCCCGCCTTTGAATTGAACGAGTGGGATTCCACAGAATATTCCACCTGGACTGAAAGCCGCTGGAAGGAAATCCAGGCCCGCATATTCCTTGTGCCCAGTCACGAGCTAGAG GTGATCACGCTCGTCGCGGGCATAGTCGTCGTCCTTGCGTCTTTCGGAGCAACCTACTTCATTAACTCCAAGGCAGACATACTGTTCGGCAGCACACAAGATAGCGGTAATGTGGCCTACTAG